The genomic stretch CCGGGTTCGATTGGAATTTCTCCCCTACCCACACCTCATCACCACCCTTTTCAACGGATGTGTGTTCGGTCCTCCACCGCCTTTTACGGCAGCTTCAACCTGGACATGGGTAGATCACCCGGTTTCGGGTCTACTTTTACTGACTTATTCGCCCTATTCAGACTTGGTTTCCCTTCGGCTCCGAGTCTTAAACTCTTAACCTTGCCAGTAAACGTAACTCGCCGGACCGTTCTACAAAAAGTACGCGGTTCACCTGTAAATAGGTGTTCCACAGCTTGTAAACACAGGGTTTCAGGTTCTCTTTCACTCCCCTCCCGGGGTTCTTTTCACCTTTCCTTCACAGTACTATGCACTATCGGTCACTAAGTAGTATTTAGCCTTGGGGGGTGGTCCCCCCTAATTCCCACAAGGTTTCTCGTGTCTCGTGGTACTTCGGATCCCGCTCGCTGACTTCCGGTTTCGCATACGAGGCTTTCACTCTCTTTGGCTGGCTTTCCCAAAACCATTCTGCTACCTTTCATCTCACTTGTTGCGGTCCATAACCCCAGAAGATAAATCCTCTGGTTTAGGCTCTTTCCATTTCGCTCGCCACTACTCTGGAAATCGAGTTTTCTTTCTCTTCCTCCGGGTACTTAGATGTTTCAGTTCCCCGGGTTCCCTCTATTAAGCTATGTATTCACTTAATAGTAACGGAGGTTTGCTCCGTCAGGTTTCCCCATTCAGAAATCTGCGGGTCAAAGGATATTTGCTCCTCACCGCAGCTTATCGCAGCTTATCACGTCTTTCATCGGCTCTTAGTGCCAAGGCATCCACCCTGCGCTCTTATTAGCTTGACCTTCGCAGTCTTTCGACTGTTGTGTCTCAGTTCCACAAACTTGATATAATCTCCTTTGCTTCTTCTGTCTGCATTGTTTTTCCGTCTAGCGTGACAAAAAAACAAACGCATATTTATTAGATGTCTTCAAATCAAATGTGTAGTTTTCAAGGTACAATTGTTTTGTTTCTCTCTTATATGTACTTTGACAATCTATTGATAGTCCGTACTCAAAGTTAAGAAACAGTGGTCTAATGAGAATTGAACTCATGCCCGCTGTTACCAGCTGCTCTTCCAATTAAGCTATAACCCTTTTATGAAGCTAACTACAAGGTAGTTATTTTTTTATAATCCGGCAGCCACCTGCTCTCCCATACCGTCTCCAGTATAGTACCATCGGCCGCTTACGTCTTAACCATCGTGTTCGGGATGGGAACGGGTGTGTCCCATAAGCGCATCGCCACCGGAAATTTTTTGTTATCTTTCCCCGTAGGGCCAGGTTTTATATAGTAGCACATTTATTTTTCAATGTCAACCTGTTTTTTCATTTAATTGTTACTCTTTTTTCAAGTGACAATCTTTAAAGATCTCACATAGTGAAATCAATTTGATAACTCAACAGTAAAACAACCCCTACTTACTTCCTTAGAAAGGAGGTGATCCAGCCGCACCTTCCGATACGGCTACCTTGTTACGACTTCACCCCAGTTATTGAACCTGCCTTCGGCTGCTCCCTCCTTACGGTTGGGTCACAGACTTCGGGCATTTCCAACTCCCATGGTGTGACGGGCGGTGTGTACAAGACCCGGGAACGTATTCACCGCGACATTCTGATTCGCGATTACTAGCGATTCCAGCTTCATGTAGTCGAGTTGCAGACTACAATCCGAACTGAGATGACCTTTTTGGGATTTGCTCACTCTCACGAGGCTGCTTCCCTTTGTAGTCACCATTGTAGCACGTGTGTAGCCCAGATCATAAGGGGCATGATGATTTGACGTCATCCCCGCCTTCCTCCAGGTTATCCCTGGCAGTCTCCCTAGAGTGCCCAGCCGAACTGCTGGCTACTAAGGATAAGGGTTGCGCTCGTTGCGGGACTTAACCCAACATCTCACGACACGAGCTGACGACAACCATGCACCACCTGTCTCCTCTGTCCCGAAGGAAAGGATCGGTTAAGATCCGGTCAGAGGGATGTCAAGACCTGGTAAGGTTCTTCGCGTTGCTTCGAATTAAACCACATGCTCCACCGCTTGTGCGGGTCCCCGTCAATTCCTTTGAGTTTCATTCTTGCGAACGTACTCCCCAGGTGGAATACTTAATGCGTTTGCGACGGCACCGAAGGTCTTTTGACCCCCAACACCTAGTATTCATCGTTTACGGCGTGGACTACCAGGGTATCTAATCCTGTTTGCTCCCCACGCTTTCGAGCCTCAACGTCAGTTACAGTCCAGTAAGCCGCCTTCGCCACTGGTGTTCCTCCTAATATCTACGCATTTCACCGCTACACTAGGAATTCCACTTACCTCTCCTGCACTCTAGCAACATAGTTTCAAATGCAGTCCCGGGGTTGAGCCCCGGGCTTTCACATCTGACTTACATCACCGTCTACGCTCCCTTTACACCCAGTAAATCCGGATAACGCTTGCCCCCTACGTATTACCGCGGCTGCTGGCACGTAGTTAGCCGGGGCTTCTTAGTCAGGTACCGTCATTTTTTCGTCCCTGCTGATAGAGCTTTACATACCGAAATACTTCTTCACTCACGCGGCGTCGCTGCATCAGGGTTTCCCCCATTGTGCAATATTCCCCACTGCTGCCTCCCGTAGGAGTTTGGGCCGTGTCTCAGTCCCAATGTGGCCGTTCACTCTCTCAAGCCGGCTACTGATCGTTGCCTTGGTAGGCCGTTACCCCACCAACTAGCTAATCAGACGCGGGTCCATCTTACACCGATAAAATCTTTTCACACGATGCCATGCAGCACTGTGCGCTTATGCGGTATTAGCAGCCGTTTCCGGCTGTTATCCCCCTGTGTAAGGCAGGTTACCCACGCGTTACTCACCCGTCCGCCACTAAGTTCATAAGCTTCCATCCGAAGACTTCCGCTTATAAACTCCGTTCGACTTGCATGTGTTAAGCACGCCGCCAGCGTTCATCCTGAGCCAGGATCAAACTCTCAAATTAAAGTTTAATCGTTTTCAGAATTAACATTGGCTTTTCAAATCTAAGATTTGAACAATTGTTATTTCCGGTAGAACAACATAAGTTGTACTACTTTTTTACTGTTTTAAGGTTGTATCATTTCTGATACTGTTCTTTTTCAATCATTAAGACCGGAGTCTTAAATCTTGAATGAAATTTATAAGAAAATTTCAGGGTTGTTTTACTGTTCAGTTATCAATGTTCAATTTGCTCTTCCAAGCAGCTTATCCACTTCTTTTCAGCAGTTGTACCTGCTTACTCTGTTTCTTTGTGTTAGCAGCTCGTCGGTGCTTTATTACTATATCACAGCGTTTATTGTTTGTCAACTCTTTTTTAAAAGTTTTTTTATCATTCTTTTCAGTTAATTGTTTATAAAAATTTGACAATTTACAAAAATGTTTTTAAACTTTTTATTTTGTAGACAAATTTATTTTCATTTAATCACAATTACGATTTTAATTCATTATGATTTAATCCACTGTGTTTAGCTCTTCAAGTGAGCTTAACCATACTAACACATTTTTCATTGTGTGTCAACAACAAATAATAAATGTTATTTTCTGATTATTTGGCGTTATTTTTCTAACGCAGATGTATAGGATACCACCCTCCCCCAGAAATGTCAACAGTTTTTATAAACTAAATTAATCTTCTATGATATTGTAATATTTCGCATATGTTATTGCATATTTGCTTATGAAATGTATTATCAAATGTTCATTACAAGCTTTTCATGAGTTAATACTCCTCCCATATCTCTAAACCCTATTACTTATAATAAAAGGTAGTCTGCTTTTCTCACTGTTTCCCTCCTATGTAAAATTTAACATTTTACTTGACAACCCCTTCCTACAAGTGTAATCTGTTAATACAGCACAGACTACATATGTAGGAAGGAGGTACTATATTGAATGACCGTAACTGCAAAATATCTGATGCAGAATGGCTGATTATGAAGGTACTGTGGAGAAACTCACCTCTTACGACTACTAAAATAATAGAAGAAGTAAGCAAAGAAGCCAAATGGAATCCCAAAACCATCCATACACTAATTTCCCGTCTGGTAAAAAAAGAAGCGTTAGGTGTTGATAAAGATTCTGGTCAGTATAAATTCTATCCTATTGTGACCAGGGATGAATGCATACAGGAAGAAACCGGTTCTTTTGTTCGTAAAATTTATGAAGGCTCAATCTATAATTTAGTAGCTAATTTTATTCATGATGAGAAAATGACCGCTGAAGAAATGGAAGAATTAAAAAAACTTCTGGACGAAAAACTGAAATAAGGAGGCAGGTGTTAAAATGGATATTGTAATCTTATTTGAACGTATATTCAGGCTTTCACTTATGGGCACTGTACCTGCCATAGGTATCCTTCTTCTAAAAGGTATCTTAAAGGACCGACTCAGTGCAAGGCTTCATTATTATATCTGGTTACTATTGATAATAAGGCTTGCACTCCCGTTTACCTTTGAAAGCCCTGTTAGCTTATTCCCATATCAGCCTCAAAAGGATATGACCGTCACCAGACAGACTCTTACCAGCAGTGAAGCAGCCTCTCCTGTTTATAATAACCCCACAGAAAATGGCAATTCTTCCTTTACCTCCCCTGTAAGCAATGTGAACAATAACCAGCATATGAATATAACAGGTCTTATTTCCTCCAGTATGGTAAATTTTGCTTATCTATGGCTTGCTGGTGTACTGCTGATATGGGGTTATATAATCCTGGTTAATACTTTTTTCTTTCTAAAGTTAAAGAAATATAATCTCTGTACTCAAACAGAAATATTACTTACACTAGCTTACTGCCAAACAAAGCTTCATATAAAAAGTAACGTTTCTATTGTTTACAGTGAACACATACAATCACCTATGGTGTGGGGGGTCTTTCATCCCCGGATTCTCCTGCCAAAAAGACTGCTGCAAACACTAACGCAGGAGGAGCTTAGCTTTATCCTTCTGCATGAGTTATCTCATATTAAGAGAAGGGATTTGCCGCTTCATCTGTTTGGTATGATTATTCAAGGTATCTATTGGTTTAATCCGGTTATATGGTATTCCATGTATAAAATGAAACAGGATTGTGAAATATCCTGTGATGCCTCTGTCCTTGGGGTGTTGACAGAAGAGGATTATAAGAAATACGGACTTACAATCCTTACTATTATGAAAAGAATAAAAGAGCTGCATCTGGTTCCAGGAACCGCAGGATTCGTCAGCAAACAAAATAAAAGGAGAATAATCATGATTACACAATATAAAAAAACATCAGTAAAATGGGCAGTTATTACCTTATTATGCCTAACTCTGTTAACAGGTTGTGCCAGCCTGACCGGTTCAGCCAATTCCTCTGATAAAGAACGTAATGACAGTACAAAGAGTACCGGTTCAGCAAATACAACCACCCCGGAAGCTCCGACTGAAACCCAGAGCAATGATGCTGCAGAAGACGAAAATATTTCTGTCGTTAATACTGTAAGTTTTCAGAAATATTTCGATTTATTGGGAGTAAGTAAGGATACTTTATTAGAAACTCTTGCGGAAGAACCTTCTAAGATAGATGAAGGAGGGTTAGAATTTAAGGAAAACGGAATTAGAATCTGGTTTAATGCAGAATATACCGCTGTCAGCCAGGTCTTCACCGATCGGACAGATATAGATTTTAATGGAGCCAAAATCGGTGATAAGATAGACAGCTTCAAAGCAGTATTCGGTGAACCTGTCAGTGACAATAACGGTGATATGCATTTTAAATACGATAATGGATTTATTTCAGTAAATTATGATACTCAGACAGAAGCAACCTTTGCCGTATATCTTCTGAGTGAAGATTTCTAATTTATCAGTTATAAAACAACTACCACTATTAATAATAGTAGTAGTTGCTATATATAAAATTCAATATATTTATGTAATTCTCAATGTTTATGACTTCTGATTCAATTAAGAATCAGAAGCCATTTTCATAACGCTACATCTTGTGTTTTCATCTATATTCATAAAATCAAATTTGGGGTAAAAAATCAAATCCAGGAATACAAATGTTATGTTAACATACAGAAAAAGACATCATCCAAACACTTTATCACATTTACTCTGCACCTCTAAATGTTATCATAAACCATTAATGACTTTTACCTTTTAAGTATCCCATAAAATCTGAAATACTTATCTTTTGCGGAAATACAACACTTATTTCTCTAACATCTTCCCTGCCTTTCCCATGCAACACTTTCTTTCTATATCTTGAAATAAATACAAAATGGTAATAGCATTTCCATCTCGTAGTGATAATCTTCTATTATCCAAGGATCTCCTCCTGTAATATATTAAGTTTGGCTTTCGGCACCATTCTTACTATATCAAAGGAGGTTTTCTATTGAAATCCTGACCATCTCCAGCTGTTCTCCCCAGCATAGCGTGGGGATTATTACTTTCATTAAAAAAATGCAAGGACACAGGTAAAATGTACAATTTAGAAAGAACGAATGCGTCTATGGAAAGGTATTAGAAGGCCTTTTCACTGAAGATTTTGTGCTATATTATCAAACAGATTGTTTGAGCATAGCGAGTTATCTGTTTGATAATATGTCAAGCACAAACTCTTCAGTGAATTAGGACTTCTTATGCCTTGGAATTGAAGCAT from Anaerocolumna sp. AGMB13020 encodes the following:
- a CDS encoding M56 family metallopeptidase, with amino-acid sequence MDIVILFERIFRLSLMGTVPAIGILLLKGILKDRLSARLHYYIWLLLIIRLALPFTFESPVSLFPYQPQKDMTVTRQTLTSSEAASPVYNNPTENGNSSFTSPVSNVNNNQHMNITGLISSSMVNFAYLWLAGVLLIWGYIILVNTFFFLKLKKYNLCTQTEILLTLAYCQTKLHIKSNVSIVYSEHIQSPMVWGVFHPRILLPKRLLQTLTQEELSFILLHELSHIKRRDLPLHLFGMIIQGIYWFNPVIWYSMYKMKQDCEISCDASVLGVLTEEDYKKYGLTILTIMKRIKELHLVPGTAGFVSKQNKRRIIMITQYKKTSVKWAVITLLCLTLLTGCASLTGSANSSDKERNDSTKSTGSANTTTPEAPTETQSNDAAEDENISVVNTVSFQKYFDLLGVSKDTLLETLAEEPSKIDEGGLEFKENGIRIWFNAEYTAVSQVFTDRTDIDFNGAKIGDKIDSFKAVFGEPVSDNNGDMHFKYDNGFISVNYDTQTEATFAVYLLSEDF
- a CDS encoding BlaI/MecI/CopY family transcriptional regulator — encoded protein: MNDRNCKISDAEWLIMKVLWRNSPLTTTKIIEEVSKEAKWNPKTIHTLISRLVKKEALGVDKDSGQYKFYPIVTRDECIQEETGSFVRKIYEGSIYNLVANFIHDEKMTAEEMEELKKLLDEKLK
- a CDS encoding transposase; this translates as MITTRWKCYYHFVFISRYRKKVLHGKGREDVREISVVFPQKISISDFMGYLKGKSH